The Deltaproteobacteria bacterium sequence TCATTTCCGCATGCGCAACGGACCTTTGCCATATAATACGGTGGATGGATGTCTTTTTTCATGGGTTACTTCCTCCTTATTTGTTCATTGCCGCAATAAATTCTTCATTATTGATGGTATTTTGCATCTTGTCGAGGAGGAATTCCATGGAATCGATGGGATTCAAGGGGGAAAGAAGCTTCCTCAGGATCCAGACCTTGTTAAGAATATCCCGCGGCAAAAGGAGCTCCTCCTTTCTCGTTCCCGAACGATTGATGTCAAAGGCAGGAAAGATCCTTTTGTCCGCGAGTTTGCGGTCCAGATGGATCTCCATGTTTCCCGTCCCCTTGAACTCCTCGAAGATGACCTCGTCCATGCGGCTTCCGGTGTCGATGAGGGCGGTCGCGATAATGGTGAGACTTCCGCCCTCCTCGATGTTGCGCGCAGCGCCGAAGAACCTCTTGGGCCGCTGAAGGGCATTGGCGTCCACGCCTCCCGAAAGGATCTTCCCGCTCGGAGGAGCCACTGTGTTGTAGGCCCTGGCAAGCCGGGTGATGCTGTCGAGGAGGATCATCACGTCGCGCTTGTGCTCCACGAGCCGCTTCGCCTTTTCGATCACCATCTCTGCCACCTGGACATGACGCTGGGCCGGCTCGTCAAAGGTAGAGCTCACCACCTCCCCTCGAACGGAACGCTGCATGTCCGTCACCTCTTCCGGACGTTCGTCAATGAGCAAGACGATGAGAAAGACCTCTGGGTGGTTGGTTGCAACGCTGTTGGCGATGCTCTGGAGAAGCATGGTCTTCCCCGTTTTGGGAGGGGCGACTATGAGGCCCCGCTGTCCCTTTCCGATGGGTGCCATAAGGTCCATGATACGGGCGGAGTAGTTGTCCGGCACTGTTTCAAGACGGAGCCTCTCGTCCGGATACAGGGGGGTAAGATTGTCAAAATTTATCTTTGTGAAATGTCTGTCAGGTCTCTCGAAATTGATGGTGTGGATCTTCTGAAGGGCGCAGTATTTCTCCCCATCCTTTGGAGGCCGGACGAGGCCCGTCACCGTGTCTCCGGTATTCAGGGAAAGACGCCGGATCTGGGAAGGCGATACATAGATGTCGTCTGGACCAGCCAAATAATTATAGTCCGGGCTTCGAAGAAAACCGTAGCCATCGGGCAGGATCTCGAGCACCCCTTCTCCATAGACAGATCCGTTTCTCTCCGCCTGGGATTTGAGGATGGTGAAGATGAGGTCCTGTCTCCTCAGCCCGCTCGGGCAATCCACATCCAGATCCCGAAGGACCTGATAGAGTTCTGTGATGCCTTTTCTCTTGAGTTCAGTGAGATTGAGAACATTTTCCGGGAGTTCCTCCACAAAGAGGATGTCGTCCTGGAAGTCGCGGTATTCCCTTCTTCTACGTGCCATGCGTGTCCCTGTTCTGAATTGGATGAAACCGAAAGCCGGAAGATATAGTGTAACTGCTTATATTTGACGGATGACAGTGGACCTAACCGAATGGAAAGGGCCTCCTGATCCTGATGGGCAAAAGAAATCCCCTGAATCCGTGAGCCTACGGCCAGGGTATTTGTGGAGTGAGGCGCCCATGGATGGGCGCCGTCGGCAAATCCGCCCCCATGGACGGGGGCTATTTGCCGCACGGAACAAATACCCTGGCCGTAGG is a genomic window containing:
- the rho gene encoding transcription termination factor Rho gives rise to the protein MARRRREYRDFQDDILFVEELPENVLNLTELKRKGITELYQVLRDLDVDCPSGLRRQDLIFTILKSQAERNGSVYGEGVLEILPDGYGFLRSPDYNYLAGPDDIYVSPSQIRRLSLNTGDTVTGLVRPPKDGEKYCALQKIHTINFERPDRHFTKINFDNLTPLYPDERLRLETVPDNYSARIMDLMAPIGKGQRGLIVAPPKTGKTMLLQSIANSVATNHPEVFLIVLLIDERPEEVTDMQRSVRGEVVSSTFDEPAQRHVQVAEMVIEKAKRLVEHKRDVMILLDSITRLARAYNTVAPPSGKILSGGVDANALQRPKRFFGAARNIEEGGSLTIIATALIDTGSRMDEVIFEEFKGTGNMEIHLDRKLADKRIFPAFDINRSGTRKEELLLPRDILNKVWILRKLLSPLNPIDSMEFLLDKMQNTINNEEFIAAMNK